GGTAGGTGTGTTTATAATTTCATTCTTGTATAAGGTTAACGGAGGGAAATTTGAAAAGTTAATGAGAAAAACTTTAAAACATTAGAGTATGGCAATTGCAATGTGCGACCTTAAGGGTCAGTATGATAAAATCAAAGATCAGATTGAATCTGAAATTAACAAGGTACTTACTTCTACATCCTATATTAATGGGGCTCAAGTTAAGAATTTTGAAACCTCTCTGAAAGAATATAGTGGAGCAAAGCATGTTATTGCATGTGCTAATGGAACTGATGCTCTACAAATAGCCCTTATGGCTCTTGATCTGCAACCTGGTGATGAGGTTATTGTTCCTGCATTCACTTATGTTGCTTCTGCCGAAGTTATTGGACTTTTGAAGTTAACTCCAGTTATGGTTGATATTGATTACTCTTCATTCAACGTGACTGTAAATAATATAGAAAAAGCGATAACTCCTCGAACTAAGGCTATTATTCCAGTACATCTATTTGGTCAATGCTGCGATATGGAGCCAATCATGGAGTTGGCAAAAAAGTATAATATTTATATAGTTGAAGATAATGCACAAGCAATAGGAGCGACCTATACGTTTACGAATGGTGAAAAAAAACAAACAGGTACAATAGGGGATATTGGATGTACTTCTTTCTTCCCTTCAAAAAATTTAGGATGTTATGGTGATGGTGGGGCATTA
This window of the uncultured Acetobacteroides sp. genome carries:
- a CDS encoding DegT/DnrJ/EryC1/StrS family aminotransferase; this encodes MAIAMCDLKGQYDKIKDQIESEINKVLTSTSYINGAQVKNFETSLKEYSGAKHVIACANGTDALQIALMALDLQPGDEVIVPAFTYVASAEVIGLLKLTPVMVDIDYSSFNVTVNNIEKAITPRTKAIIPVHLFGQCCDMEPIMELAKKYNIYIVEDNAQAIGATYTFTNGEKKQTGTIGDIGCTSFFPSKNLGCYGDGGALMTNNDELAQKIRMIANHGQKIKYHHEVIGCNSRLDTIQAAILNVKLKYLNDYSNARYNAAQVYHELLNDVDGITIPAEMPFSTHVYHQYTLKVKDGKRDMLKKHLEELGIPSMIYYPLPLQKQNAFKSITIQGEDLDVSALLADSVLSLPIHTEIIKEEQLIVSNAIKEFFKK